In Scophthalmus maximus strain ysfricsl-2021 chromosome 5, ASM2237912v1, whole genome shotgun sequence, a single window of DNA contains:
- the csrnp1a gene encoding cysteine/serine-rich nuclear protein 1 isoform X1 yields the protein MHCVVFEPVPTLLLFHEVDRHVSVRKYIDHHSQTMRGILKRKFAEVDDSPCSPSPSSSSSSSSPLSSSSSPASLQWESDGESGSSDNQDFTPHSPSPLTSLPIRSTLKRPKLGGPQGNVRFDQVTVFSFPRCQGFTSVPRRGGATLGMVWRHSTLQSYTVAEHALEQRHRRRERLREKRREERLAALKHKLITSGAMDQREADGLTVDQIPEEDSDVHIGDAELKDGGFLLPYSSKQRQALLQAAGVKRIDREQKRQLHALRLSREACGCDCQGFCEPETCACSLAGIKCQVDRFNFPCGCTKDSCGNTHGRTEFDPRRVQTHYIHTVMRLELDRRLHNEPLSRDEQTGLPEELVAYEDKGEAHAVQSAQDKSCPFGFTMEEDGLSLTLPDTPSFHFIPERLVVEENSCSSDMTESSCSSSDSDAGGCLAGSQSLPETLPCSLTARDSDNDNYSLCNQLRHMGEPLTQHAGNSASHSTTANSTGPITDNASRSSLTDYLDENANQARDFFDSDSLDGFPNTPSPTVDYSPGSYMDLSLSSDSDLEFFDRDYPSGLLHSSFKGLRYPESFQHLQLCSSSVNLPQYESSTYLLESLIGLTEPSPVTDNQPFIGDSRN from the exons ATGCATTGTGTCGTGTTTGAACCAGTCCCAaccctgctgctgtttcacgAGGTGGACCGTCATGTGTCTGTTAG AAAGTACATCGACCACCACAGCCAAACCATGAGAGGCATCCTAAAGAGGAAGTTTGCAGAGGTAGATGACAGtccctgctccccctccccctcctcctcctcctcctcctcctctcctctgtcctcttcctcctcccctgcctcaTTGCAGTGGGAGTCCGACGGGGAGAGCGGCTCCTCTGACAACCAGGACTTCACCCCTCACAGCCCCTCTCCGCTCACCAGTTTACCCA TTCGGTCCACCCTGAAGAGGCCCAAGCTCGGCGGTCCACAGGGCAATGTGCGTTTTGACCAGGTGACCGTGTTCAGTTTCCCACGCTGCCAGGGCTTCACCAGTGTGCCCAGGCGTGGAGGTGCCACCCTGGGCATGGTGTGGCGGCACAGCACCCTTCAAAGCTACACTGTGGCGGAGCACGCTCTGGAGCAGCGGCACAGGCGCAGAGAGCGGCTCCGGGAAAAACGGAGGGAAGAGCGGCTCGCCGCACTGAAACACAAA CTGATCACCAGCGGGGCCATGGACCAGCGAGAAGCAGACGGGCTCACTGTGGATCAAATCCCGGAGGAGGACAGTGATGTCCACATCGGTGACGCCGAGCTAAAGGATGGAGGTTTCCTTCTGCCGTACTCGTCCAAACAGAGGCAGGCACTCCTCCAGGCGGCGGGGGTGAAGCGCATCGACAGGGAGCAGAAGAGGCAGCTTCACGCCCTGCGTCTTTCCAGAGAGGCTTGTGGGTGCGACTGTCAGGGCTTCTGTGAGCCAGAGACCTGCGCATGCAGTCTGGCAGGCATAAAGTGCCAG gtggatcGCTTCAACTTCCCATGTGGCTGCACTAAGGACAGCTGCGGAAACACTCACGGACGCACGGAGTTCGACCCCCGGCGTGTGCAGACCCATTACATCCACACGGTCATGAGGCTCGAACTGGATAGACGACTGCACAATGAGCCGCTGAGCCGGGACGAGCAAACAGGGCTTCCAGAGGAGCTCGTGGCGTATGAGGACAAGGGCGAGGCTCACGCGGTGCAGAGTGCTCAGGACAAGAGCTGCCCCTTTGGGTTCACCATGGAGGAAGACGGTCTCTCCCTCACCCTGCCCGACACACCTTCCTTCCATTTCATCCCAGAGCGGCTGGTCGTGGAGGagaacagctgcagcagcgacaTGACCGAATCCTCGTGCTCCTCCTCCGACTCTGATGCAGGAGGATGCCTCGCCGGGAGCCAGAGTCTCCCTGAAACGTTGCCCTGTTCCCTTACTGCCCGTGATTCTGACAACGATAACTACTCTTTGTGCAATCAACTGAGGCACATGGGGGAACCACTGACGCAGCACGCCGGCAACTCTGCCTCACACAGCACAACTGCCAACAGCACGGGACCAATTACAGACAACGCAAGCAGGAGCTCACTGACAGATTATCTCGACGAGAATGCGAACCAAGCCAGAGACTTCTTCGACAGCGACTCTCTGGACGGCTTCCCCAACACGCCCTCCCCCACTGTGGACTATTCCCCAGGGAGCTACATGGACCTGAGTCTGTCCTCGGACTCCGACCTGGAATTCTTCGACAGGGACTACCCCTCTGGACTGCTGCACAGCTCCTTTAAAGGACTCAGATACCCAGAGAGCTTTCAGCATCTACAGctgtgcagcagctctgtgaaccTGCCTCAGTACGAGTCGAGCACCTACCTCCTGGAGTCCTTGATCGGCCTGACAGAACCGAGCCCAGTCACAGACAATCAGCCTTTCATAGGCGATTCAAGGAACTGA
- the csrnp1a gene encoding cysteine/serine-rich nuclear protein 2 isoform X2 yields the protein MRGILKRKFAEVDDSPCSPSPSSSSSSSSPLSSSSSPASLQWESDGESGSSDNQDFTPHSPSPLTSLPIRSTLKRPKLGGPQGNVRFDQVTVFSFPRCQGFTSVPRRGGATLGMVWRHSTLQSYTVAEHALEQRHRRRERLREKRREERLAALKHKLITSGAMDQREADGLTVDQIPEEDSDVHIGDAELKDGGFLLPYSSKQRQALLQAAGVKRIDREQKRQLHALRLSREACGCDCQGFCEPETCACSLAGIKCQVDRFNFPCGCTKDSCGNTHGRTEFDPRRVQTHYIHTVMRLELDRRLHNEPLSRDEQTGLPEELVAYEDKGEAHAVQSAQDKSCPFGFTMEEDGLSLTLPDTPSFHFIPERLVVEENSCSSDMTESSCSSSDSDAGGCLAGSQSLPETLPCSLTARDSDNDNYSLCNQLRHMGEPLTQHAGNSASHSTTANSTGPITDNASRSSLTDYLDENANQARDFFDSDSLDGFPNTPSPTVDYSPGSYMDLSLSSDSDLEFFDRDYPSGLLHSSFKGLRYPESFQHLQLCSSSVNLPQYESSTYLLESLIGLTEPSPVTDNQPFIGDSRN from the exons ATGAGAGGCATCCTAAAGAGGAAGTTTGCAGAGGTAGATGACAGtccctgctccccctccccctcctcctcctcctcctcctcctctcctctgtcctcttcctcctcccctgcctcaTTGCAGTGGGAGTCCGACGGGGAGAGCGGCTCCTCTGACAACCAGGACTTCACCCCTCACAGCCCCTCTCCGCTCACCAGTTTACCCA TTCGGTCCACCCTGAAGAGGCCCAAGCTCGGCGGTCCACAGGGCAATGTGCGTTTTGACCAGGTGACCGTGTTCAGTTTCCCACGCTGCCAGGGCTTCACCAGTGTGCCCAGGCGTGGAGGTGCCACCCTGGGCATGGTGTGGCGGCACAGCACCCTTCAAAGCTACACTGTGGCGGAGCACGCTCTGGAGCAGCGGCACAGGCGCAGAGAGCGGCTCCGGGAAAAACGGAGGGAAGAGCGGCTCGCCGCACTGAAACACAAA CTGATCACCAGCGGGGCCATGGACCAGCGAGAAGCAGACGGGCTCACTGTGGATCAAATCCCGGAGGAGGACAGTGATGTCCACATCGGTGACGCCGAGCTAAAGGATGGAGGTTTCCTTCTGCCGTACTCGTCCAAACAGAGGCAGGCACTCCTCCAGGCGGCGGGGGTGAAGCGCATCGACAGGGAGCAGAAGAGGCAGCTTCACGCCCTGCGTCTTTCCAGAGAGGCTTGTGGGTGCGACTGTCAGGGCTTCTGTGAGCCAGAGACCTGCGCATGCAGTCTGGCAGGCATAAAGTGCCAG gtggatcGCTTCAACTTCCCATGTGGCTGCACTAAGGACAGCTGCGGAAACACTCACGGACGCACGGAGTTCGACCCCCGGCGTGTGCAGACCCATTACATCCACACGGTCATGAGGCTCGAACTGGATAGACGACTGCACAATGAGCCGCTGAGCCGGGACGAGCAAACAGGGCTTCCAGAGGAGCTCGTGGCGTATGAGGACAAGGGCGAGGCTCACGCGGTGCAGAGTGCTCAGGACAAGAGCTGCCCCTTTGGGTTCACCATGGAGGAAGACGGTCTCTCCCTCACCCTGCCCGACACACCTTCCTTCCATTTCATCCCAGAGCGGCTGGTCGTGGAGGagaacagctgcagcagcgacaTGACCGAATCCTCGTGCTCCTCCTCCGACTCTGATGCAGGAGGATGCCTCGCCGGGAGCCAGAGTCTCCCTGAAACGTTGCCCTGTTCCCTTACTGCCCGTGATTCTGACAACGATAACTACTCTTTGTGCAATCAACTGAGGCACATGGGGGAACCACTGACGCAGCACGCCGGCAACTCTGCCTCACACAGCACAACTGCCAACAGCACGGGACCAATTACAGACAACGCAAGCAGGAGCTCACTGACAGATTATCTCGACGAGAATGCGAACCAAGCCAGAGACTTCTTCGACAGCGACTCTCTGGACGGCTTCCCCAACACGCCCTCCCCCACTGTGGACTATTCCCCAGGGAGCTACATGGACCTGAGTCTGTCCTCGGACTCCGACCTGGAATTCTTCGACAGGGACTACCCCTCTGGACTGCTGCACAGCTCCTTTAAAGGACTCAGATACCCAGAGAGCTTTCAGCATCTACAGctgtgcagcagctctgtgaaccTGCCTCAGTACGAGTCGAGCACCTACCTCCTGGAGTCCTTGATCGGCCTGACAGAACCGAGCCCAGTCACAGACAATCAGCCTTTCATAGGCGATTCAAGGAACTGA
- the gorasp1a gene encoding Golgi reassembly-stacking protein 1a, whose protein sequence is MGLSQSSEVSEGGTYGYHVHAVQPDSPAEKTGLQPFFDFILSLDNRRLNEENDLLKELLKANKERAVKMEVYSTKSTMVRELEVMPSSMWGGQGLLGASVRFCSYQGASENVWHVLDVEVSSPAALAGLQPHTDYIVGADQVLQDSEDFFSLIEAHEGKPLKLLVYNTLTDACREVVVTPNGAWGGEGSLGCGIGYGYLHRIPANPDASTEEPPVPVPEEKPSPTLHTHGFTEAPLMAPASQSEDVLDVEQVTLQGDPLPPPIQRVMDPDSEVAVVNPEAADLVDRLDLSTSSIDMTNTALAMQEEKEGEISGVEELEDSVLLSSSAEDQTDSQELSSQAVMDLTSALASTDILSDSGLLPAEPHPLVTESTDPESFRIESNESSSPPKGALSLLVDSVNPPTEPPVPAEEPPCPLPVDLLQSSAVDQSVSDDSPAQAAEDATGSVEESAEPLDVAPAQQCSHGHGEEPEEPHLE, encoded by the exons ATGGGCTTATCGCAGAGTTCGGAGGTGTCCGAGGGAGGGACGTATGGATACCACGTGCACGCA GTGCAGCCAGATTCCCCTGCGGAAAAGACCGGACTGCAGCCGTTCTTTGACTTCATTCTGTCTCTTGACAACAGGCGACTG AATGAGGAAAATGAcctgctgaaggagctgctgaagGCCAACAAGGAGAGAGCAGTGAAGATGGAGGTGTACAGCACCAAGAGCACGATGGTTCGGGAGCTTGAGGTGATGCCCAGCAGCATGTGGGGAGGACAGGGGCTGCTGGGGGCCAGTGTTCGCTTCTGCAGCTACCAAGGAGCCAGTGAGAACGTCTGGCACGTCCTG GATGTGGAAGTTAGTTCGCCTGCTGCGCTGGCCGGGCTTCAGCCACACACTGACTACATTGTTGGAGCAGATCAGGTGTTGCAAGAC TCCGAGGATTTCTTCTCACTGATCGAGGCCCATGAAGGGAAGCCGCTGAAGCTTCTGGTGTACAACACGCTGACAGACGCCTGCAGAGAGGTGGTGGTCACACCGAACGGGGCatggggaggagagggcag TTTGGGTTGTGGCATTGGTTATGGCTACCTGCACCGAATACCTGCAAATCCTGATGCATCGACCGAAGAGCCTCCAGTGCCCGTTCCTGAGGAGAAACCCTCTCCAACGCTGCACACCCATGGATTCACTGAG GCGCCGTTGATGGCACCTGCAAGCCAGAGTGAAGATGTGTTAGACGTGGAGCAGGTCACCCTCCAGGGAGATCCCCTACCTCCGCCCATCCAGAGAGTCATGGACCCTG ACTCTGAAGTGGCAGTGGTGAACCCCGAAGCTGCAGATCTGGTGGACAGGCTGGATCTGTCCACGTCTTCCATAGACATGACCAACACTGCACTGGCtatgcaggaggagaaggagggtgaGATCTCCGGTGTTG aggagctggaggacagcgTGCTGCTCTCATCATCAGCAGAGGACCAGACTGATTCACAGGAGCTGAGCTCCCAGGCAGTCATGGACCTCACCTCCGCTCTTGCGTCCACTGACATTTTGTCTGATTCCGGCCTCCTACCTGCAGAACCGCATCCCCTGGTCACAGAGTCCACAGACCCAGAAAGCTTCCGCATCGAGTCCAATGAAAGCTCAAGTCCACCCAAAGGAGCGTTGTCTCTACTTGTGGACTCAGTCAACCCTCCCACTGAGCCCCCCGTCCCCGCCGAAGAGCCTCCCTGCCCATTGCCCGTCGATCTCCTCCAATCCTCAGCCGTCGATCAGTCCGTGTCCGACGATTCTCCTGCTCAGGCCGCGGAGGATGCGACAGGGTCAGTAGAGGAGTCCGCTGAGCCTCTAGATGTGGCTCCTGCTCAGCAATGCAGCCACGGGCACGGCGAGGAGCCAGAGGAGCCACATCTAGAGTAA